One window from the genome of Micromonospora aurantiaca ATCC 27029 encodes:
- a CDS encoding DUF4129 domain-containing protein — translation MDFGVLRRWWPVAAVTVLLALAAFAAGHSAIGASRIPPAADTIPYVPDYPSPEAVPSIPVEPRDVGESTSGGVPGWLATAAVVLLSAAVLAAVGYVLWNVLRGALRRTTRAVPVRRTRRTAEGTAREVVAALDAGLVELDDRSTDPRTAVIACWVRLEEAAEDAGVPRHTGDTPTDLVGRLLRGDPAAGIPAIASADVLDGFAHVYREARYATHPVDEHTRDQARAALRRLRGELTSLAGEVS, via the coding sequence ATGGATTTCGGCGTACTGCGCAGGTGGTGGCCGGTCGCCGCGGTGACGGTGCTGCTCGCGCTCGCCGCGTTCGCCGCCGGTCACTCCGCCATCGGGGCCAGCCGGATCCCGCCCGCCGCCGACACCATCCCGTACGTGCCGGACTACCCGTCGCCCGAGGCGGTGCCGTCGATCCCCGTCGAGCCCCGGGACGTGGGCGAGTCCACCTCGGGCGGTGTGCCCGGCTGGCTGGCCACCGCCGCCGTGGTGTTGCTGTCCGCGGCGGTGCTGGCCGCCGTCGGGTACGTCCTGTGGAACGTGCTGCGGGGCGCGCTGCGGCGCACCACTCGCGCGGTGCCGGTGCGGCGCACCAGGCGTACCGCCGAGGGGACCGCCCGCGAGGTGGTGGCCGCGCTCGACGCCGGGCTCGTCGAACTGGACGACCGCTCCACCGACCCGCGGACCGCTGTGATCGCCTGCTGGGTACGCCTGGAGGAGGCCGCCGAGGACGCGGGTGTGCCCCGGCACACCGGTGACACCCCGACCGACCTGGTGGGCCGGCTGCTGCGCGGCGACCCGGCGGCGGGCATCCCGGCGATCGCCAGCGCCGACGTGCTCGACGGTTTCGCGCACGTCTACCGGGAGGCCCGGTACGCCACGCACCCGGTCGACGAGCACACCCGGGACCAGGCCCGCGCCGCGCTGCGCCGGTTGCGCGGCGAGCTGACCAGCCTGGCGGGGGAGGTGTCGTGA
- a CDS encoding DUF58 domain-containing protein → MDRADAAGGWAPTWALGRAVLLTGVLLVAAVLLGRIDLVVLATPFALGTAYALRRRPAALPELELGVGDTHLVEGAPLAATVAVANPDLVGYDLAVVRTRMSRWLRVEQVGFGGTGLDVSRSGGADRPFVTSVPRGSAVDLELTGTALRWGRHPIGPAGVRVAAADGLLVSRAVITDPIRARVYPRTEPFDAVEAMPRAAGLVGAHRSRRPGEGGELAGVRVFAPGDRLRRIDWRVSLRARQLHVAATLSDRDAEVVVLLDVLAEAGRSGGVNGTASVLDTTVRAAAALAEHYLHRGDRVSMLEYGPAARRLRPATGRRQYLTVLEWLLDVQAESSPHEPYDQVFGPQVLSSDALVVVLTPLLDERSAQMLARLARGGRFVVAVDTLPAELPVPKERGWAEVAYRLWRLDRDTMIGQLREHGVPVVRWAGAGSLDEVLRDVARLATAPKAGMR, encoded by the coding sequence ATGGACCGGGCCGACGCGGCAGGCGGCTGGGCGCCCACGTGGGCGCTCGGCCGGGCCGTGCTGCTCACCGGTGTGCTGCTCGTCGCCGCCGTCCTGCTCGGCCGCATCGACCTGGTGGTGCTCGCCACGCCGTTCGCGCTCGGGACCGCGTACGCGCTGCGCCGCCGCCCCGCCGCGCTGCCCGAGCTGGAACTCGGCGTCGGGGACACCCACCTGGTCGAGGGCGCGCCGCTGGCCGCCACCGTCGCGGTGGCCAACCCCGACCTGGTCGGGTACGACCTGGCGGTGGTCCGGACCCGGATGTCGCGCTGGCTGCGGGTGGAGCAGGTCGGCTTCGGCGGCACCGGGCTGGACGTGAGCCGCTCCGGCGGGGCGGACCGCCCGTTCGTCACGTCCGTACCCCGGGGCAGCGCCGTCGACCTGGAGCTGACCGGCACCGCCCTGCGGTGGGGACGGCACCCGATCGGGCCGGCCGGGGTGCGGGTCGCCGCCGCCGACGGGCTGCTGGTCTCCCGCGCGGTGATCACCGACCCGATCCGGGCCCGGGTCTATCCGCGTACCGAGCCGTTCGACGCGGTCGAGGCGATGCCGCGGGCCGCCGGGCTGGTCGGCGCGCACCGCTCGCGGCGGCCGGGCGAGGGCGGCGAACTGGCCGGGGTACGCGTCTTCGCGCCCGGCGACCGGCTGCGCCGGATCGACTGGCGGGTGTCGCTGCGGGCCCGCCAGCTGCACGTCGCGGCGACGCTCTCGGACCGGGACGCCGAGGTGGTGGTGCTGCTGGACGTGCTGGCCGAGGCGGGCCGCTCCGGTGGCGTGAACGGGACCGCGTCGGTGCTGGACACCACCGTGCGGGCCGCCGCCGCGCTCGCCGAGCACTACCTGCACCGCGGCGACCGGGTGTCGATGCTGGAGTACGGGCCGGCCGCTCGCCGGCTGCGTCCGGCCACCGGGCGGCGGCAGTACCTGACAGTGCTGGAGTGGCTGCTCGACGTGCAGGCCGAGTCGTCCCCGCACGAGCCGTACGACCAGGTCTTCGGCCCGCAGGTGCTCTCCTCGGACGCGCTCGTGGTGGTGCTCACCCCGCTGCTCGACGAGCGGTCCGCGCAGATGCTGGCCCGGCTGGCCCGGGGCGGGCGGTTCGTGGTGGCGGTGGACACGTTGCCGGCCGAGCTGCCGGTGCCGAAGGAACGCGGCTGGGCCGAGGTGGCGTACCGGCTGTGGCGGCTGGACCGGGACACGATGATCGGCCAGCTCCGCGAGCACGGGGTGCCGGTGGTGCGCTGGGCCGGCGCGGGCAGCCTGGACGAGGTGCTGCGCGACGTGGCCCGGCTGGCGACCGCCCCGAAGGCGGGCATGAGATGA
- a CDS encoding NAD(P)/FAD-dependent oxidoreductase, translated as MNPKRILVVGAGHVGLYAALRLSKKLSRREAEVIVVDPQPHMTYQPFLPEASAGNISPRHAVVPLRRELRKCTVVAGTVTRIDHDRMTAVVQPISGPAREIQYDHVVVAPGSVSRTLPIPGLHENGIGFKTIGEAIFLRNHVLDRLDVAASTTDPAVRSRALTFVFVGGGYAGIEALAEMEDMARDALRYYPELKPEDMRWVLVEATQRVLPEVDRDMGAYTVQQLMKRDMDIRLDTRLESCVDGVVKLSDGDSFPSDTIVWTAGVKPSPMLDATDFPRDERRRVTCRPTLQIVDGDRVVEGAWSAGDCAAVPDLTKEPGNFCSPSAQHAVRQAARMADNIANVIRGREPVDYKHKHAGSVASLGLHKGVAQVYGIKMTGWPAWFMHRTYHMSRIPSFNRKVRVVVDWTLAFFLKREVVALGQLHDPREEFAEASAPPVAARV; from the coding sequence GTGAACCCGAAGCGGATCCTTGTCGTGGGTGCCGGTCACGTGGGCCTGTACGCCGCTCTGCGCCTGTCCAAGAAGCTGAGCAGGCGTGAGGCCGAGGTCATCGTCGTCGACCCGCAGCCGCACATGACGTACCAGCCGTTCCTCCCGGAGGCATCGGCGGGCAACATCTCCCCTCGGCACGCCGTGGTGCCGCTGCGGCGGGAGTTGCGCAAGTGCACCGTGGTGGCGGGCACCGTCACCCGGATCGACCACGACCGCATGACCGCCGTGGTGCAGCCGATCAGCGGCCCGGCCCGGGAGATCCAGTACGACCACGTGGTCGTCGCCCCCGGCTCGGTCTCCCGCACCCTGCCGATCCCCGGCCTGCACGAGAACGGCATCGGGTTCAAGACCATCGGCGAGGCCATCTTCCTGCGCAACCACGTGCTGGACCGGCTCGACGTGGCGGCCTCCACCACCGACCCGGCGGTCCGCAGCCGCGCGCTGACGTTCGTCTTCGTGGGCGGCGGCTACGCCGGCATCGAGGCGCTCGCCGAGATGGAGGACATGGCCCGGGACGCGCTGCGCTACTACCCGGAGCTGAAGCCGGAGGACATGCGCTGGGTGCTCGTCGAGGCGACCCAGCGGGTGCTGCCCGAGGTCGACCGGGACATGGGCGCCTACACGGTGCAGCAGCTGATGAAGCGGGACATGGACATCCGCCTGGACACCCGGCTGGAGTCCTGCGTCGACGGCGTGGTGAAGCTCTCCGACGGCGACAGCTTCCCGTCCGACACCATCGTCTGGACCGCCGGCGTGAAGCCGTCGCCGATGCTCGACGCGACGGACTTCCCGCGTGACGAGCGCCGCCGGGTCACCTGCCGGCCGACGCTGCAGATCGTGGACGGCGACCGGGTGGTCGAGGGCGCGTGGAGCGCCGGTGACTGCGCCGCCGTACCGGACCTGACCAAGGAGCCGGGTAACTTCTGCTCCCCGAGCGCCCAGCACGCGGTGCGGCAGGCGGCGCGGATGGCCGACAACATCGCCAACGTGATCCGCGGGCGCGAGCCGGTCGACTACAAGCACAAGCACGCCGGCAGCGTGGCGAGCCTCGGGCTGCACAAGGGCGTGGCGCAGGTCTACGGCATCAAGATGACCGGCTGGCCGGCGTGGTTCATGCACCGGACGTACCACATGTCGCGGATCCCCTCGTTCAACCGCAAGGTGCGCGTGGTGGTCGACTGGACGCTGGCGTTCTTCCTCAAGCGTGAGGTGGTCGCGCTGGGCCAGCTGCACGACCCGCGCGAGGAGTTCGCCGAGGCGTCGGCCCCGCCGGTCGCCGCGCGCGTCTGA
- a CDS encoding AAA family ATPase — protein sequence MNDVDRSMAPAEVGRLARAVLEAVGTVVVGKRDALELVLAGILAGGHVLLEDLPGLGKTLTARCFAQALGLDFRRLQFTPDLLPADVTGSFLYDQSSGDFAFRAGPVFTNLLLADEINRTPPKTQSALLEAMQEKQVSVEGVTYRLDEPFHVLATANPIEYEGTYPLPEAQLDRFLLRVSFGYPTHDEEWDVLRRRIARRREEAEIKPVVDAATLRAMQAALEDVVVEDSIGRYIVALTAATREHPSVLVGASPRGSLALLLLSRVRAVLANRDYVVPEDVKAVAAPALAHRITLRPEMWLRRVDPSFVVGEVLESTPAPASGALPSYAAGR from the coding sequence ATGAACGACGTGGACCGGAGCATGGCCCCCGCCGAGGTGGGCCGGCTCGCCCGGGCCGTCCTGGAGGCGGTCGGCACCGTCGTGGTCGGCAAGCGGGACGCGCTGGAGCTGGTGCTGGCCGGCATCCTCGCCGGTGGTCACGTGCTGCTGGAGGATCTGCCCGGCCTGGGCAAGACGCTCACCGCGCGCTGTTTCGCGCAGGCGCTCGGACTGGACTTCCGGCGGCTCCAGTTCACCCCGGACCTGCTGCCCGCCGATGTGACCGGCTCGTTCCTCTACGACCAGAGCAGCGGTGACTTCGCCTTCCGGGCCGGCCCGGTGTTCACCAACCTGCTGCTCGCCGACGAGATCAACCGGACGCCGCCGAAGACGCAGTCGGCGCTGCTGGAGGCCATGCAGGAGAAGCAGGTATCGGTCGAGGGCGTGACCTACCGCCTGGACGAGCCGTTCCACGTGCTCGCCACCGCCAACCCCATCGAGTACGAGGGCACGTACCCGCTGCCGGAGGCGCAGCTCGACCGGTTCCTGCTGCGGGTGTCGTTCGGCTACCCCACCCACGACGAGGAGTGGGACGTGCTGCGGCGCCGGATCGCCCGCCGCCGCGAGGAGGCGGAGATCAAGCCGGTGGTGGACGCCGCCACGCTGCGCGCCATGCAGGCCGCGCTGGAGGACGTGGTGGTCGAGGACTCGATCGGCCGGTACATCGTGGCGCTCACCGCTGCCACCCGGGAGCACCCGTCGGTGCTGGTCGGCGCGTCCCCGCGCGGCTCGCTGGCGCTGCTGCTGCTGTCCCGGGTGCGGGCGGTGCTCGCCAACCGGGACTACGTGGTGCCGGAGGACGTCAAGGCGGTGGCGGCGCCCGCGCTGGCGCACCGGATCACGCTGCGGCCGGAGATGTGGCTGCGCCGCGTCGACCCGTCGTTCGTGGTCGGCGAGGTGCTGGAGTCCACGCCCGCCCCGGCGAGCGGCGCGCTGCCCAGCTACGCCGCCGGACGCTGA